From the genome of Deinococcus arcticus:
GCAGCCTGCTCGCGACCCCGCAGGGCACCTGGGAACTGCCGGCGCTGCCCGCCCAGGTGCGCGACGTGACCGGCGCCGGCGACGCCATGCTGGCCGCCTTTCTGGCCGCGCTGCTCTCTGGCCGCCCGCCCCAGGAAGCCGCCCGCGCGGGCCACGCCGCCGCCGCCCTGACCGTCGAAAGTGAATTCGCCGTCTCCCCCACCCTCACCCCGGCCGCCATTCAGGCGCGCGCCGGTCTGTCCCCCCAGCCCCAGGAGGCCCCATGACCCCATTTGCCCCCAGCCGCCCCGAACTCGCCGCCTATCTGGACCTTCACCCCGAGGTGGCCACCGCGCTGCACGGGGGCCGCGCGGTGGTGGCCCTGGAAAGCACCATCATCAGCCACGGCATGCCCTTTCCGCAGAATGTGGAGATGGCGCGCGGCGTGGAAGCCGTGGTGCGGGCGCACGGCGCGGTGCCGGCCACCATTGCCGTACTGGGCGGCCGCCTGAAGGTGGGCCTGAACGAAGCCGAGCTGCACCAGCTGGCCACCGACCGGGCAGTCGAGAAGATCAGCACGCGCGACCTGCCGGTGACCGTGGCCCTGGGCAAGCACGGCGCCACCACGGTGGCCTCGACCATGCGCATTGCGGCGCTGGCGGGCATCCGGGTCTTTGCCACCGGGGGCACGGGCGGCGTGCACCGGGGCGCGGGCCAGACCATGGACATCAGCGCCGACCTGCTGGAACTGGCCCGCACGGACGTCTGCGTGGTCAGCGCCGGGGTCAAGAGCATCCTGGACATCGGCCTGACCCTGGAAGTGCTCGAAACCCAGGGCGTGCCCGCCATCACGCTGGGCAGTGACGAGTTTCCCGCCTTCTATTCGCGCCGCAGCGGCTTTGCGGCCCCACTGACGGTGCAGACGGCCGACGAAGCCGCCCGGGTGCTGCAGGCCAAGTGGACCCTGGGCCTGTCGGGCGGGGTCCTGCTGGCCAACCCCATTCCCCAGACCGACGAGATTCCCGCCGACGAGATTGGCGCGCACATTGAGCAGGCCCTGAAGGACATGGACGCCCTGGGGCTGAGCGGCAAGGCCACCACGCCCTACCTGCTGGGGCGCGTGGTGGAGCTGACCGGTGGCCGCAGCCTGGAAGCGAACATTGCCCTGGTGCGCCACAACGCGGCGGTGGCGGCGCAGGTGGCCGTGGCCTACGCGGCGCTGGGGTAGGGGCGAATCCGGGCGGGGGCGCCGTTCTTCAGGCCCGGGCGCGGCGCCCCCGCAGCCGGATCAGGCCGCCCAGGGCCGCGGCAATCAGAATCCAGCCCTTCTTCAGGAACAGCAGGGCGGCGGCCAGCAGGCCCACCTTCTTGGCGGCGGCCACGCCCAGCAACCCCGCAATGCCGTAGGTGGCCAGCTGGTCGGTGTTGGGGTTGAAGTCCTCATAGCGCGCCCCCGGCGTGAACGACACCTGACTCAGCACCGCCGCCATGTCGCGCTTGATCTGCGGCAGCTGCCCCATGCTCGCCACTGCGTTCAGTTCCAGCACGTTGTCCCGGCCCAGAATGCGCACCGCGTAGTTCAGGGTGTGCTCGCCGGGATTGTCGCTGAAGGCCAGTTCCTTGGCCCAGTACATCTTGTGGGTGGCGGCGTCGTAGCGCGGCTGGTCGGCCCAGCCTACCAGATTGACGGTGCCAAACCCGGCTTCCTCGCGGGCTCCGTTCTCCTCCTGGGTGGCGGCCTGCATGTCACGCATCAGGGTGTCGTAGTTGATGCCCGCCGCGTCCTTATCCGAGACGTGGCCGTCTTTGCTCTCGGTGATCACCACGCCCCAGCCCTCTTCCGTGCCGGGCTCCAGGCCCGCTGGCACAATCATGCCCAGCACGTCCTCGGCGGCTTCCGGGGGATTCCCCCACTGGCCTACAATCACTTCTCTTGCACCAGCGGCGTCGAGGTAGCGCAGGCCCGCGCCGGTGCTCAGCTGCGCCTTGCCGCCCAGCAGGGCAATCTGGCCGGTCTGGTAGCGCAGTGGGGCCTCGGTTGGGGTCTGCGCCGACTGCGCACCGGCCAGCGACAGGCCACCCAGCACCAGCAGCATCAAGGTCTTCTTCATCATCTTCTCAGCTTAGGGGACGGCCCGGCTGGGCGCTGCCGCAGATGTGGTGCCCCCAGTGGGGGCCGGCTCCCCCCCCTGCTTCTGTCCCCGCTGCAGGAACGCCGGGGCGTGCGCCCAGGGGGCCGGTGGTACGCTCAGGAACGCTATGGATTCCTTTGATGTGTTGGTCATTGGCGGCGGCCCGGCCGGGTACGTGGCCGCCATTCGCGCGGCGCAGCTGGGGTTCAGGACCGCCTGCGTGGACGCCTTTGAACGCGGCGGCAAGCCCAGTCTGGGCGGCACCTGCCTGAACGTGGGCTGCATTCCCAGCAAGGCCCTGCTGGATTCCAGCGAGAAGTTCGAGGTGATGCAGCACGACTTTGCCGAGCACGGCATCAACGTGCAGGGCGCCAGCATTGACCTGGGCCGGATGCTGGGCCGCAAGGCCGCCGTGGTGGACAAGCTCACGGGCGGCGTGGCCTATCTGTTCAAGAAGAACAAGGTCACCTCGTTCCACGGCCTGGGCCGCCTCGTGCGCCAGGACGGCGAGGGCTGGGTTGTGGACGCGGCAGGCACCGAGGTCAAGGCCAGGCACGTGATCGTGGCCACCGGCAGCAGCCCCCGCGCCCTGCCGCTGGCACCCTTCGGCGGCCATATCGTGGAGAACAGCGGCGCGCTGGCCTTTGAACAGGTGCCCGGCCAGCTGGGCGTGATTGGCGCCGGCGTGATTGGCCTGGAGCTGGGCAGCGTGTGGCGCCGCCTGGGCGCCCAGGTGACGGTCCTGGAGGCTCTGCCCGGCTTCCTGATGGCTGCCGACGACGCTGTGGCCAGGGAGGCCCTCAAGCAGTTTGGGAAGCAGGGCCTGAACTTCCACTTTGGCGTGCAGATCAGCAGAGTGGAGCAGGACGAGACCGGCGTGACCGTCACCTACACCGAAAAGGAGCAGGAGGTCACCGCCCGCTTCGATAAGCTGATCGTCTCGATTGGCCGCGTGCCGCACACCGCTGGCCTGGGCGCCGAGGCCGTGGGGCTGGCCCTGGATGAGCGCGGGTTCGTGAAGGTGGACGGCCACTACCGCACCAACCTGCCGAACATCTACGCCATTGGCGACGTGATTGGCGGCGCCATGCTGGCCCACAAGGCCGAGGAAGAGGGCGTGGCCCTGGCCGAGATGCTGGCCGGGCAGGCTGGGCACGTGAACTATGACGTGATTCCCTGGGTGATCTACACCAGCCCCGAGATTGCCTGGGCAGGCCTGACCGAGAAGCAGGCCAAAGAGAAGGGGCTGAGCGTCAAGACCGGCCAGTTTCCCTTCAGTGCCAACGGCCGCGCCCTGGGCCACGGCGACCCGCGCGGCTTTGTAAAGGTGGTCGCGGACGCCACAAGCGACAAACTGCTGGGCGTCCATATGGTGGGGCCCAATGTCAGCGAACTGATTGGTGAAGTGGTGGCCATCATGGAGTTCGGCGGCAGCAGCGAGGACCTGGCGCGAACGGTGCATGCTCACCCCACCCTGTCCGAGGTGGTGAAGGAAGCGGCCCTGGCGGCCGACAAACGCGCGCTGCACATGTGATTCCGGGTTGCTGGCGGGCCGTTCCCTGTGCGGGGGCGGCCCGCTTGTCTGCTCAGACTTCATGGCCCCTTGACGAACCCCGCTTAACCCAGTATCTTTCTGTGCGTGCCGGAAACGGTGCCCCTTGAAAGGCAGTCAGCAGAGGCGTCAGCCAAAGCAAAACTGAAGTGGTGTGGCCCCATCGTCTAACGGTT
Proteins encoded in this window:
- a CDS encoding pseudouridine-5'-phosphate glycosidase encodes the protein MTPFAPSRPELAAYLDLHPEVATALHGGRAVVALESTIISHGMPFPQNVEMARGVEAVVRAHGAVPATIAVLGGRLKVGLNEAELHQLATDRAVEKISTRDLPVTVALGKHGATTVASTMRIAALAGIRVFATGGTGGVHRGAGQTMDISADLLELARTDVCVVSAGVKSILDIGLTLEVLETQGVPAITLGSDEFPAFYSRRSGFAAPLTVQTADEAARVLQAKWTLGLSGGVLLANPIPQTDEIPADEIGAHIEQALKDMDALGLSGKATTPYLLGRVVELTGGRSLEANIALVRHNAAVAAQVAVAYAALG
- the lpdA gene encoding dihydrolipoyl dehydrogenase, whose protein sequence is MDSFDVLVIGGGPAGYVAAIRAAQLGFRTACVDAFERGGKPSLGGTCLNVGCIPSKALLDSSEKFEVMQHDFAEHGINVQGASIDLGRMLGRKAAVVDKLTGGVAYLFKKNKVTSFHGLGRLVRQDGEGWVVDAAGTEVKARHVIVATGSSPRALPLAPFGGHIVENSGALAFEQVPGQLGVIGAGVIGLELGSVWRRLGAQVTVLEALPGFLMAADDAVAREALKQFGKQGLNFHFGVQISRVEQDETGVTVTYTEKEQEVTARFDKLIVSIGRVPHTAGLGAEAVGLALDERGFVKVDGHYRTNLPNIYAIGDVIGGAMLAHKAEEEGVALAEMLAGQAGHVNYDVIPWVIYTSPEIAWAGLTEKQAKEKGLSVKTGQFPFSANGRALGHGDPRGFVKVVADATSDKLLGVHMVGPNVSELIGEVVAIMEFGGSSEDLARTVHAHPTLSEVVKEAALAADKRALHM
- a CDS encoding DUF2167 domain-containing protein, which codes for MMKKTLMLLVLGGLSLAGAQSAQTPTEAPLRYQTGQIALLGGKAQLSTGAGLRYLDAAGAREVIVGQWGNPPEAAEDVLGMIVPAGLEPGTEEGWGVVITESKDGHVSDKDAAGINYDTLMRDMQAATQEENGAREEAGFGTVNLVGWADQPRYDAATHKMYWAKELAFSDNPGEHTLNYAVRILGRDNVLELNAVASMGQLPQIKRDMAAVLSQVSFTPGARYEDFNPNTDQLATYGIAGLLGVAAAKKVGLLAAALLFLKKGWILIAAALGGLIRLRGRRARA